The Corallococcus silvisoli genome contains the following window.
GTCTCTTGATCTCCCGGGTCCTGTCCGCCATCGTCACCGATCTCCTGAATGGACCGCACGGAACGCATCCTTGATCTCGTGGCACTGTTGCTCGACGCGCGGGAACCCATCTCCTGGGCCGAACTGCGTGAGCATTTCCCCGCGGACTACGGCGGCTCGGACGACGCCGCCGAGCGCAAGTTCGAGCGCGACAAGGCGGAGCTCGTCGAGCTGGGCTTCCCGCTGAGCTACGTGCAGGGCGACGACGAGCGGCGCGACGGCTACCTCGTCGACCGCGACGTCTACTACCTGCCGGAGGCGGACCTGACGAAGGAGGAGCTGGCCGTGCTCTACGCCGCCGGGTCCGCCGCGCTGGCCTCGGGCGCGTTCCCGGGCCGCGACGACCTGGCGCACGCCCTGCGCAAGATTGGCTTCTTCGCCGGCGAGTCCCTGCCCACCCCGCGCGTGCGCATGGAGCTGGGCACCGGGCAGGAGGGCCAGGAGAAGGAGGTCTCCGCCCGCCTGGAGCAGCTGTGGGATGCGTGCTCCGCGCACAAGTGGGTGCAGCTCACCTATGGCAGCCCCCGGAAGGACGGGGTGACGGAGCGGCGCGTGGACCCGTATGGGCTGGCGCTCCGGCGCGGCGTCTGGACGCTGGTGGGCTACTGCCACCTGCGCCAGGGCCTGCGCACCTTCCACGTGCACCGCATCCGCGAGCTGAAGGTGAACACCGCGCGGCCGCGCACGCCGGACTTCGAGGTCCCCGCTGACTTCTCCCTGGACGCGCACGTGGCGTACTTCCCCTGGCAGTACCGCTTCCACGCGCCCATGGAGGTGACGCTCCAGCTCACCGGGCCGCAGGCCTCGCGCGCGGGCTCCCTCTTCCCCGGCGCGGCGCTGGAGCCGGTGGCGGAGGGCGTCGCGCGGGCCCGCTTCCCCGTGACGTTCCTGGACGGGCTGGTGCGGTTCGTCCTCTCCCTGGGGGCGGATTGCCGCGTGGAGGGGCCTCCGGAGGCCCGTGCGCGCCTGGAGCAGATGGCGGCGAACATCCTGGCGAAGCACGCGCCGGTGGAAGGTCCGCGGGTGAGCGCATGAGCAACGTCCACGAGCGGCTGCGCCGCCTGCTGTTCCTCGTCCCCTACGTCTCCAAGCACCCGGGCGTCACCGTGGAGGCCCTGGCGAAGGCGCTCAACATCAGCCGGGAGGACCTGCTGGAGGAGCTGGACCTGCTCACCTGCGTGGGCCGGCCCCCCTTCAACCCGGACGACTACATCGACATCTACGTGGCCAACGACCGCGTCTATGTGGACCTGGATCAGCGCCTGTTCGCGCCGCCCCGGCTGACGGCGGGAGAGGCCGCGGCCCTGGCCGCCGCGGCGGAGCTCCTGCGCCCGTCCACCGGGGACGCCCTCCAGAGCGCCCTCACCAAGCTGGAGGGCATCATCCCGCCCGCCGCGCGCGAGCGCTTCCGGGACATGTTCCGGAAGATCGACGCCTCCGCGGACGCGCCCCCGGCCCTGGGGCCGCTCACCCGGGCCATCCTGGAGCGGCTGGAGGTCACGTTCGGCTACGCCAGCCCCGGCCGCCCTCCGGAGCCGCGCCGGGTGCGCCCCTACGAGCTGCTCAGCCACCGGGGGCAGTGGTACCTCCAGGGCTTCTGCCATACCCGCCAGGACGCGCGCCTGTTCCGGCTGGACCGGATGGAGGAGCTGGCCGTCACCCCCACCGCCTTCCAGCCCCCTCCGGATGCCCGCGCGGACGTGCCCAACCCGGCGCGCGGCACCAGCGAGGCCTCCGTCCGGGTGCGCTTCACGCCCACGGCGGCCCCTTACGTGAAGGAGCGCTTCGGCCAGGACGCCCGCCCGCTCGCTGACGGCGGGGTGGAGGTGCGGGTGGCCGGAGACAGTGAGCGCTGGCTCACACAGTGGGTGCTATCCTTCGGCGGCGAGGCGGAGGTGCTGGAGCCGGCGAGCGCGCGCGCCGCCGTTGCCCGAGCCGTGCATGCCTCGATAGGCTCCTAGGACGACATGGCCTTCCAACTGACGATCTCCGAGGGAAAAGACGCAGGCAAGGAGTTCGTCTTCGACCAAGACTCCGTGCTCATCGGGCGCACCTCCGAGTGCGATGTGGTGCTGTATGACCCCGGTGTCTCCCGCCGCCACTGCCGCATCTTCCAGGACGGAGGCGGCTACGCGGTGGAGGACCAGAAGAGCGCCAACGGCACGCTCCTCAACGGCGCGGCGGTGCAGAAGCAGGCGCTCACCGACGGCGACACGCTGACGCTGGGCCCGGTGACGTTCCTCTTCGCGCTGGCGGCGGACGAGGCGACCACCGGCGAGGACGAGAAGCCCGCGGAGGACGGCGCCAACAGCACGCGCATCGTCTCCATCGACTCCGTGCGCAAGCAGCGCAACAAGAAGGCCGCCGCGCTCATGCCGGAAGGCGCCGACGAGGAGGATCTGCAGGGCATCCGCGCGGAGTCCACGCGCATGAACATGCGCGCCATCCGCCGGCCCACCTCCTCCAACGCGCAGCGCGCGGCGCCGCAGCAGCCGCCTCCGGACGAAGAGGCTCCCGCGGCCCTGGAGAAGCCCGCCCCCGCGCCCCCGCCCGCGCGCCGCACCGGGTCCCAGTCGTCCCGCGCGGTGGCTCGGGCGCCTTCCCCCCGCGCGGGCGCCGGCGGCGGTGGCTTGTCCGCGGCCGAGCGCGCCCGCATCCGCCGTGAGACGCCGGGGCTGATGGCCAACCTGCGCCTGTTCTGGGCGGAGGCGAACTCCAAGGTCCGCGCGGGCGTGATGACCGGCGGCGGCGTGGTGGTGCTGGGCCTCTTCGCGCTCGTGTACTGGCTGGTGCTGGGCGGCAACGACCAGGTGCAGAAGGGCGAGGAGCCGGTGCGCCTCTCCAACCAGCCCATCACCGACTCGTTCGGCCTGGGCGACGGCGTCACCTGGTACCGGCCGGACATGAAGGTCTTCGAGTGGGAGTTCGTCGCCGCGACGCGCGCGGTGGTCATCCTCCACTACCAGGCCCAGGGCATCTCCAAGGATGAAGTGGTGGTGAGCGTCAACGGCGTGGACGTGGGCAAGGTGCCCCCGGACACGCTGGCCAGCCAGGAGCGCTCGTTGGAGCTGATGATCCCGCCACAGCAGCTGCGCAAGGGCGAACCCAACCGGATCATCTTCGACAACACCCGCAACCCGCCCGGCGAGGACCCCTGGCGCATCTGGAACGTCTGGGTGGAGCGCGCGCTGCTTCCGGAGCAGCTCTCCACGCAGCAGCTGCTGCAGCAGGCCGGGGACTCCTTCAAGAAGGGCCGCAAGAACTTCGAGACGCCGGACATCGGCGCGCGCAACCGCTACGAGGCCTGGAAGGCCTTCCGCGAGGCGTGGCTGATGCTGGAGGCCCACCCGGACCCCAAGCCGGACCTCTACTTCGAGGCGCAGGAGCAGATGAAGCGCGCCCAGCAGGAGCTGGACCGCACCTGCTCCAAGCTGCTGCTGGAGGTGGAGGGCTACTACAACCAGGGCCACTACAAGCAGGCCGCCTCCACCCTGGACCACATGCGCGAGTACTTCCCCGAGTACGACCAGCCGTGCGCCACGCGCGCGGAGAACAAGCGCGCCGAGTACAACCTGTAGACGCCGTCGCTCGCGGTGTCCGGGAGCGGACGCCGCGAGCCCGCCAGGGAGGCGAGCAGGGCCTGTCCGGGTTGCCGGTCCCTCCCTCCGTTCCCACCCTCAATCGCGTGAGGCGCGAGCGGGTAGGGGAGGACGGGCAGTCAGAAGGATGGGGGGCCCCGGCGGCGCCCGGCCTGGCGCGTTCGCCGGAGCCGGTGCCGGAGCACGGCCCGGTGTGGAGCGCCGGGGTGTCCCGCAGGCTGCTCGCCCGCTACTACCTGCCCCTGCGGCACACCACCCTCCAGGGCAACGCGTGCCGGCTCCTGCGCGACGGCGTGGAGGCCTACCCGGAGATGCTGGAGGCCATCCGCCGCGCGCGCCGCTCCATCCGCCTGGAGACGTACATGTTCGTCACCGACGCGGTGGGCGAGCTGTTCGGCCAGGCGCTGGCGGAGGCCGCCGAGCGCGGCGTGCACGTGAAGGTGCTCTACGACGCGGTGGGGTCCTGGGCCAGCCGCCGCAGCTTCTTCGAGTCCCTGCGCCAGCGCGGCGTGGACGTGCGCGCCTTCAAGCCCTTCAGCCTCCAGCGCGGGCTGCGCTACCTGCTGCGTCGCGACCACCGGAAGATCCTCGTGGTGGACGGCACGGTGGCCTTCACGGGCGGGGTGAACATCGCCGCGCACTGGGCGCCGGAGGGGCAGGGCGTCGCCTGGCGCGACGACGTGCTGAGGATCGAAGGCCCC
Protein-coding sequences here:
- a CDS encoding FHA domain-containing protein, with product MAFQLTISEGKDAGKEFVFDQDSVLIGRTSECDVVLYDPGVSRRHCRIFQDGGGYAVEDQKSANGTLLNGAAVQKQALTDGDTLTLGPVTFLFALAADEATTGEDEKPAEDGANSTRIVSIDSVRKQRNKKAAALMPEGADEEDLQGIRAESTRMNMRAIRRPTSSNAQRAAPQQPPPDEEAPAALEKPAPAPPPARRTGSQSSRAVARAPSPRAGAGGGGLSAAERARIRRETPGLMANLRLFWAEANSKVRAGVMTGGGVVVLGLFALVYWLVLGGNDQVQKGEEPVRLSNQPITDSFGLGDGVTWYRPDMKVFEWEFVAATRAVVILHYQAQGISKDEVVVSVNGVDVGKVPPDTLASQERSLELMIPPQQLRKGEPNRIIFDNTRNPPGEDPWRIWNVWVERALLPEQLSTQQLLQQAGDSFKKGRKNFETPDIGARNRYEAWKAFREAWLMLEAHPDPKPDLYFEAQEQMKRAQQELDRTCSKLLLEVEGYYNQGHYKQAASTLDHMREYFPEYDQPCATRAENKRAEYNL
- a CDS encoding helix-turn-helix transcriptional regulator, which translates into the protein MDRTERILDLVALLLDAREPISWAELREHFPADYGGSDDAAERKFERDKAELVELGFPLSYVQGDDERRDGYLVDRDVYYLPEADLTKEELAVLYAAGSAALASGAFPGRDDLAHALRKIGFFAGESLPTPRVRMELGTGQEGQEKEVSARLEQLWDACSAHKWVQLTYGSPRKDGVTERRVDPYGLALRRGVWTLVGYCHLRQGLRTFHVHRIRELKVNTARPRTPDFEVPADFSLDAHVAYFPWQYRFHAPMEVTLQLTGPQASRAGSLFPGAALEPVAEGVARARFPVTFLDGLVRFVLSLGADCRVEGPPEARARLEQMAANILAKHAPVEGPRVSA
- a CDS encoding helix-turn-helix transcriptional regulator is translated as MSNVHERLRRLLFLVPYVSKHPGVTVEALAKALNISREDLLEELDLLTCVGRPPFNPDDYIDIYVANDRVYVDLDQRLFAPPRLTAGEAAALAAAAELLRPSTGDALQSALTKLEGIIPPAARERFRDMFRKIDASADAPPALGPLTRAILERLEVTFGYASPGRPPEPRRVRPYELLSHRGQWYLQGFCHTRQDARLFRLDRMEELAVTPTAFQPPPDARADVPNPARGTSEASVRVRFTPTAAPYVKERFGQDARPLADGGVEVRVAGDSERWLTQWVLSFGGEAEVLEPASARAAVARAVHASIGS